A stretch of Desulfurivibrio alkaliphilus AHT 2 DNA encodes these proteins:
- a CDS encoding methylenetetrahydrofolate reductase C-terminal domain-containing protein, with amino-acid sequence MTLSPFFRALSDPDNFTLTLELVPGRSGRGTGHDRALAVARQAVADGRLTAVSITENAGGQVALSPEVLGVEICALGLEVIVHLSCKDKNRNQMESQLFAWDRLGISDLLVITGDYPKPGYRGLSKPVFDLDSVQALDLIGVMNRGGWPSGGEKARPNPLLQTTGFVKGVALSPFKHSEPELVMQYVKLRRKLAAGADYIITQIGYDARKFQEVLLFLERQGQGRVPVLGNVFIPSLKVAELMYRGEIPGCVIPEKLYTTMQQEARSPDRGKKARLMRAAALLAVLRGLGYAGAHIGGPGLTYDDIALVLDRAEELAADWRALLPELAFWPEDSCFLFRRDPETGLNLPEEEPLTEPGGEKWSYYLSHLAHEAAFVPRGPFYRPMKRLCLAWDDSRLSRALIHFEHLLKFLAFGCKNCGDCTLVELAYLCPQAACAKYILNGPCGGSRDGWCEVYPGRRRCIYVRAYQRLKSVGRQAEMKDDLVPPRDWSLNNTSSWVNYFRGLDHQGGPDQD; translated from the coding sequence ATGACCTTATCCCCTTTTTTTCGCGCCCTTAGCGATCCCGACAACTTTACTCTGACCCTGGAGCTGGTGCCCGGCCGCAGTGGTCGTGGTACCGGGCATGACCGGGCCCTGGCCGTGGCTCGTCAGGCCGTGGCCGACGGCCGACTGACAGCGGTCAGCATTACCGAGAACGCCGGTGGCCAGGTGGCCCTGTCGCCCGAGGTGCTGGGGGTGGAGATCTGCGCCCTGGGCCTGGAGGTGATTGTCCATCTTTCCTGCAAAGACAAGAACCGCAACCAGATGGAGAGCCAGCTTTTTGCCTGGGATCGGCTGGGGATCAGCGACCTGCTGGTGATTACCGGAGACTACCCCAAGCCGGGCTACCGTGGGCTCTCAAAACCGGTTTTCGACCTCGACAGCGTACAGGCGCTGGACCTGATCGGCGTCATGAACCGGGGAGGGTGGCCAAGCGGCGGGGAGAAAGCCCGGCCGAATCCGCTGCTCCAGACCACCGGTTTTGTTAAAGGGGTGGCGCTCTCGCCCTTTAAGCACAGCGAGCCCGAGCTGGTGATGCAGTATGTTAAGCTCCGGCGCAAGCTGGCCGCCGGGGCAGACTATATCATTACCCAGATTGGTTACGACGCCCGCAAGTTTCAAGAAGTCCTGCTGTTTCTGGAACGGCAGGGGCAGGGGCGGGTGCCGGTGCTGGGCAATGTTTTTATTCCCAGCCTGAAGGTGGCGGAGTTGATGTATCGGGGTGAAATTCCCGGTTGCGTGATTCCCGAGAAACTTTACACCACCATGCAACAAGAGGCCCGCTCGCCGGACCGGGGCAAAAAAGCCCGCCTGATGCGGGCCGCCGCCCTGCTGGCGGTGCTTCGGGGGCTGGGTTATGCCGGGGCCCATATCGGCGGCCCGGGGCTTACCTACGACGATATCGCCCTGGTGCTGGATCGGGCGGAGGAATTGGCCGCCGACTGGCGGGCGCTGTTGCCCGAACTGGCCTTCTGGCCCGAGGATTCATGCTTTCTTTTCCGCCGGGACCCTGAAACCGGCCTCAATCTGCCGGAAGAGGAGCCGCTGACCGAGCCGGGCGGGGAAAAATGGTCTTACTACCTGTCCCACCTGGCCCACGAGGCGGCTTTTGTGCCCCGCGGTCCCTTTTATCGGCCCATGAAACGGCTTTGCCTGGCCTGGGATGACAGCCGTTTAAGCCGGGCCCTGATCCATTTCGAGCATTTGCTTAAATTCCTGGCCTTCGGCTGTAAAAATTGCGGGGATTGCACCCTGGTCGAACTGGCCTATCTTTGCCCTCAGGCCGCCTGCGCCAAATATATTCTCAACGGCCCCTGCGGAGGCAGCCGCGACGGCTGGTGCGAGGTCTACCCCGGTCGCCGCCGCTGCATTTACGTGCGCGCCTACCAGCGCCTGAAAAGCGTGGGGCGGCAGGCGGAAATGAAAGATGATCTGGTGCCGCCCCGCGACTGGTCGCTGAACAACACCTCTTCCTGGGTTAATTATTTCCGTGGCCTCGACCACCAGGGCGGCCCCGACCAGGATTAA
- a CDS encoding DMT family transporter codes for MVGLSTVFVILAALCWGLSGGIGGILTAQGWDPVVVSFHRGAIGLLFVLAWLVLRPSSSGLASSRLWFWSAIAGVGVAGNFSFYFISIAEGSVAVAATLMYCAPVFVYLVSFTIKLEKPTLFKWAAIVMVMLGVVLLTGIYEIGAGDVTLLAAGAGLLSGLSYAVFIFGFKYAAPHGSPQAILVVAFSVLIIILFLLSDSEQTVEVLSAPSWPLFVILGVLGAGLSFIFYIVGLNHTAPAVASIVAMVEPVTASLFGVVVLNESLAALQILGMGLILITVTALSVYSSAQKESLAAKRLGE; via the coding sequence ATGGTTGGTCTGAGTACGGTTTTTGTAATTCTTGCTGCACTATGCTGGGGACTATCGGGCGGGATTGGCGGCATTCTCACTGCCCAGGGCTGGGACCCGGTTGTGGTGTCGTTCCACCGGGGCGCGATAGGGCTGTTGTTCGTTCTCGCCTGGCTGGTGTTGCGCCCTAGCAGCAGCGGTTTGGCAAGCAGCCGGTTATGGTTCTGGTCAGCGATTGCCGGTGTGGGCGTAGCCGGCAACTTCTCGTTTTATTTCATAAGTATTGCAGAGGGCAGTGTCGCAGTTGCAGCGACCCTGATGTACTGCGCACCGGTGTTCGTCTATCTAGTGTCCTTTACGATCAAGCTCGAAAAACCCACTCTGTTCAAGTGGGCAGCAATCGTGATGGTAATGCTGGGCGTGGTACTGCTTACAGGTATTTATGAGATCGGCGCAGGAGACGTTACGCTGCTCGCTGCCGGTGCCGGGCTGCTTTCCGGCCTGTCCTATGCAGTATTTATATTCGGCTTCAAGTATGCGGCACCGCACGGCAGCCCACAGGCGATTCTCGTTGTAGCATTCTCAGTACTCATAATCATACTTTTCTTGCTTAGCGATTCCGAACAGACAGTGGAAGTGCTGTCAGCACCCAGTTGGCCACTGTTCGTTATATTGGGGGTTCTTGGCGCCGGGTTGTCATTCATTTTCTACATTGTTGGATTGAACCATACCGCACCGGCTGTAGCGTCTATTGTGGCGATGGTCGAACCAGTCACCGCTTCGCTGTTTGGTGTCGTGGTTTTAAACGAAAGCCTGGCTGCGTTACAGATCTTGGGCATGGGACTGATTTTGATCACAGTTACTGCGCTTAGTGTATATTCAAGCGCTCAAAAGGAATCTCTTGCGGCTAAGCGGCTTGGTGAATAA
- a CDS encoding NADH:flavin oxidoreductase: protein MATLFDQTTINGMILQNRLVRSATWEGMCEVDGRPTERLANYYRDLARGGVGLIITGYSFVRPEGKQLPGKMGIHTDDFAREMKALTKAVHDQQGKICIQLVHAGGQTNAATAHCQPLAPSAVQVEQFPELPKEMSKKDIAEIVVAFAEAARRAKTFGFDAIQLHGAHGYLINQFLSPHTNKRTDEYGGSIDNRCRFFLEVYHAVRQTVGDDFPVLIKLNGADFVEGGLSIEDSIYAATMLDNAGIDAIEVSGGTSASGDKTPVRIKIEKPEQEAYNLSLAKQIKKATNCPVMVVGGYRSYEMTEKSVSDEGIDYIAMARPFIREPALAQRWSQGDHSPAKCISCNGCFQPGFKEGGIYCVIESKEREKNT from the coding sequence ATGGCAACCTTATTTGACCAAACCACGATAAACGGTATGATTTTACAAAACCGCCTTGTCCGATCAGCGACGTGGGAAGGCATGTGCGAGGTAGATGGCCGACCCACGGAAAGGCTGGCCAACTACTACAGGGATCTCGCCCGCGGTGGTGTTGGCTTGATTATCACGGGATATAGCTTTGTTAGGCCGGAGGGCAAACAGCTCCCTGGAAAGATGGGTATTCACACCGACGATTTTGCCCGGGAAATGAAAGCTCTTACTAAGGCGGTGCATGACCAGCAAGGTAAGATATGTATTCAATTAGTTCATGCCGGGGGGCAAACTAATGCAGCGACAGCCCACTGCCAACCTCTTGCACCATCAGCTGTGCAGGTTGAACAATTCCCTGAACTTCCTAAGGAAATGTCAAAAAAAGATATAGCAGAAATCGTGGTGGCTTTTGCTGAAGCGGCAAGAAGGGCTAAGACCTTCGGTTTTGATGCCATCCAGCTTCATGGCGCCCATGGCTATTTGATCAATCAGTTCCTCTCTCCTCACACTAACAAGCGTACGGATGAATATGGAGGGAGTATCGACAACCGTTGCCGTTTTTTCCTCGAAGTTTACCATGCTGTACGACAAACAGTCGGTGACGATTTCCCCGTGTTGATTAAGCTTAACGGAGCTGACTTTGTAGAAGGCGGCTTGAGTATAGAAGATTCGATATATGCGGCGACAATGCTGGACAATGCCGGAATCGATGCCATCGAGGTGAGTGGAGGCACCTCAGCCTCGGGAGACAAAACCCCGGTCCGGATCAAAATTGAGAAGCCAGAGCAGGAGGCTTATAATCTTTCCCTAGCTAAGCAAATCAAGAAAGCGACCAACTGCCCGGTGATGGTGGTTGGAGGGTACAGAAGCTATGAGATGACGGAAAAGTCAGTTAGTGATGAAGGGATTGATTATATAGCCATGGCTCGACCATTCATCAGGGAGCCTGCCTTGGCGCAACGTTGGAGTCAGGGGGACCACTCTCCGGCCAAATGCATATCTTGCAACGGCTGTTTTCAGCCGGGATTTAAGGAGGGTGGAATTTATTGTGTAATAGAATCAAAAGAAAGAGAAAAGAATACATAA
- the ltrA gene encoding group II intron reverse transcriptase/maturase encodes MPRLCSYRSRSYPGRPARQAVQLTLDSVLHGNMPDDQAGVSRGHSSSATRNEGPNPEKGKGPASSAAATNPTGGAAARRVADQPDPDANLLERILSRANMLKAWERVKANKGAPGMDNMPIADFMAFAREHWEEIRASLLAGTYQPLPVKRVEIPKPTGGTRPLGIPTVLDRLIQQAMAQVLLPIFDPDFSEASYGFRPGRSAHDAIHRVRDYIRQGYRVAVDADLSKFFDTVDHDLLMNRVGRKVRDQRVLRLVGKYLRAGVMIDGRRRETRKGVPQGGPLSPLLSNILLDDLDKELERRGHRFARYADDFIILVKSRRAGERVMTGITRFLESKLKLVVNQEKSKVAPTNESGFLGFIFKGAKIRWSDKAFAEFKRRVKKLTGRSWGVSMAFRLAKLAEYLRGWMGYFGISEYYRPLPEIDHWLRRRVRMCHLKQWRRCRTKVRELTRLGCNLRLAISIGLSRKGPYRLAKTLATQSGMTNQWLKDQGLLSVKELWVNIHYPATAR; translated from the coding sequence ATGCCGCGGTTGTGTAGCTACAGATCACGTTCTTATCCGGGGAGACCTGCCCGGCAAGCGGTTCAGCTCACGCTGGACAGCGTCCTGCATGGCAACATGCCGGATGACCAGGCAGGAGTCAGCAGAGGCCATAGTAGTTCCGCCACGCGGAACGAAGGGCCGAACCCAGAGAAGGGAAAAGGCCCGGCAAGCTCGGCCGCCGCAACGAACCCGACCGGGGGAGCGGCCGCCCGGCGCGTTGCCGATCAACCTGATCCCGATGCAAACCTGCTGGAGCGGATTCTCTCCCGCGCCAACATGCTCAAGGCATGGGAGCGGGTGAAAGCCAACAAAGGAGCGCCGGGCATGGACAACATGCCCATCGCCGACTTTATGGCCTTTGCCCGCGAACATTGGGAGGAAATCCGGGCTTCACTCCTGGCAGGCACCTACCAACCCTTGCCGGTCAAACGGGTGGAGATCCCCAAACCAACCGGAGGCACGCGCCCCCTGGGGATTCCCACCGTGCTTGACCGCCTGATCCAACAAGCCATGGCGCAGGTACTGCTGCCGATCTTCGATCCGGATTTCTCGGAGGCCAGTTACGGCTTCCGGCCGGGACGCTCGGCCCACGACGCCATCCATCGGGTACGCGACTATATCCGCCAAGGATACCGCGTGGCCGTGGATGCCGATCTGTCGAAGTTCTTCGACACCGTGGATCACGACCTCCTGATGAACCGGGTCGGTCGGAAGGTCCGCGATCAGCGGGTTCTCCGGCTGGTCGGAAAGTACCTGCGGGCCGGGGTTATGATCGACGGCCGCCGCCGGGAGACCCGGAAAGGGGTGCCCCAGGGCGGTCCGCTCTCACCTTTGCTCAGTAACATCCTGCTCGACGACCTTGACAAGGAACTGGAACGGCGCGGTCACCGCTTCGCCCGGTATGCCGATGACTTCATCATTCTGGTGAAGAGTCGCCGGGCCGGGGAACGGGTCATGACCGGCATCACCCGGTTTCTGGAAAGCAAACTCAAGCTCGTGGTCAACCAGGAAAAGAGCAAGGTGGCCCCAACCAACGAGAGCGGTTTTCTCGGGTTCATCTTCAAGGGCGCCAAAATCCGCTGGTCGGACAAGGCCTTTGCCGAGTTCAAGCGGCGGGTCAAGAAGCTGACCGGGCGAAGTTGGGGGGTCTCGATGGCCTTCCGGCTGGCCAAGCTCGCGGAATACCTGCGGGGCTGGATGGGCTACTTCGGCATCTCGGAATATTACCGTCCGTTGCCGGAGATTGACCACTGGCTGCGCCGGCGGGTGCGGATGTGCCACTTAAAACAGTGGCGACGCTGCCGCACCAAGGTCCGCGAACTGACCAGACTTGGTTGCAACCTGCGGCTGGCCATTTCCATCGGCCTGAGCCGCAAGGGGCCGTACCGGCTGGCCAAGACCCTGGCCACCCAATCGGGGATGACCAATCAATGGCTGAAGGATCAGGGGTTGTTGTCTGTCAAAGAACTGTGGGTGAACATCCATTACCCCGCTACGGCGCGGTAG
- a CDS encoding integron integrase, with protein sequence MPSTKSTPNKKVEIFWDRYLGLLNKRGVKPKVARWYVRRAEAFVKSLDGRKLRELGATEVNRYLEDLGRKDRIEGWQFRQAVDAIQNLLQIAGASCEKEVNWEYWRNSAQELAADHPSVAREQGVLPSTTPLGQAPLLDAVRGRHEKLLDELVLAIRRRRYAIRTEQAYLGWACRYLRFLGEREPAVAGEADIALFLQKLAVEGRVAASTQNQALNALVFFYREAVGREVGELGDFVRAKQPRRLPVVLSRSETVRLLEALREISALHHLMASLLYGTGLRLMECVRLRVQDVDFDLGQIMVRDGKGQKDRVVPLPQGVQEPLRDHLAEVRRLHEEDLAQGLGEVYLPEALGRKYPNAAREWGWQFVFPSGRLSTDPRSGVVRRHHIHENGLQKSIKKATLAAGLTKRVNCHALRHSFATHLLAAGYDIRTVQELLGHADVSTTMIYTHVLNRGGQGVVSPLDVL encoded by the coding sequence ATGCCATCTACAAAGTCAACGCCAAATAAAAAGGTCGAAATCTTTTGGGACCGCTATCTTGGTTTGCTCAATAAGCGCGGAGTTAAGCCGAAGGTGGCTCGCTGGTATGTCAGGCGGGCCGAGGCTTTTGTTAAATCGTTGGATGGTCGTAAGCTGCGGGAGCTGGGTGCTACGGAGGTCAACCGCTACCTGGAAGATCTGGGCCGCAAAGACAGAATAGAGGGCTGGCAGTTTCGTCAGGCGGTGGATGCTATCCAGAATTTGTTGCAGATTGCCGGGGCGTCGTGCGAGAAGGAAGTTAACTGGGAGTACTGGCGCAATTCCGCCCAGGAATTGGCGGCGGATCATCCCAGTGTTGCCCGGGAACAGGGGGTGTTGCCCAGCACCACGCCGCTGGGGCAGGCGCCCCTGTTGGATGCCGTGCGCGGGCGGCACGAAAAGCTGCTGGATGAGTTGGTGTTGGCCATTCGGCGGCGACGTTACGCCATTCGTACCGAGCAGGCTTATCTTGGTTGGGCCTGCCGCTATTTGCGCTTTTTGGGCGAGCGGGAGCCGGCGGTGGCCGGCGAGGCGGATATTGCCTTGTTTTTGCAAAAGCTGGCGGTGGAGGGCCGGGTGGCGGCCAGCACTCAAAACCAGGCCCTTAATGCCTTGGTCTTTTTTTACCGCGAAGCGGTGGGTCGCGAGGTGGGGGAGTTGGGCGATTTTGTCCGGGCCAAGCAGCCCAGGCGGTTGCCGGTGGTGCTCAGCCGGTCGGAAACAGTTCGGCTGCTGGAGGCCCTGCGCGAAATCAGTGCCCTGCATCATCTTATGGCCTCGCTGCTTTACGGCACCGGCCTGCGGTTAATGGAATGCGTCCGCCTGCGGGTGCAGGATGTCGATTTCGACCTGGGGCAGATTATGGTCCGCGACGGCAAGGGCCAAAAGGACCGGGTGGTGCCGTTGCCCCAGGGGGTACAAGAGCCTTTGCGGGACCACCTGGCCGAAGTGCGGCGTTTGCACGAGGAAGACCTGGCTCAGGGTCTGGGTGAGGTCTATCTGCCCGAGGCCCTGGGCCGCAAATACCCCAACGCCGCCCGGGAGTGGGGCTGGCAGTTTGTCTTTCCCAGCGGCCGCCTTTCCACCGACCCGCGCAGCGGCGTGGTCCGGCGGCACCATATCCATGAAAACGGCCTGCAGAAGAGCATCAAGAAGGCCACCCTGGCGGCGGGCCTGACCAAGCGGGTCAACTGTCATGCCCTGCGCCACAGTTTCGCCACCCACCTGCTGGCCGCCGGCTACGATATCCGCACCGTCCAGGAACTGCTGGGTCATGCCGATGTTTCCACCACCATGATCTACACCCACGTCCTCAACCGTGGCGGCCAAGGCGTGGTCAGCCCCCTGGATGTTCTTTGA
- a CDS encoding HigA family addiction module antitoxin, with translation MPTKLKSQTITNVGRRLPRNRPPTHPGEMILEEFVKPLKLTQVELARCLGVSYPRLNEIIKGRRSVTPDTALRLARVLGMSPDFWLGLQQDWDLWHAMNSPEAKQVKRLKAITRDQNSLA, from the coding sequence ATGCCTACGAAATTGAAATCACAGACTATCACTAATGTTGGTAGGCGGCTGCCACGCAATCGCCCCCCGACCCATCCCGGGGAGATGATTCTAGAGGAATTCGTTAAGCCGCTTAAACTTACCCAAGTGGAACTTGCTCGCTGCTTGGGCGTTTCTTACCCCCGTCTCAACGAAATTATTAAAGGAAGACGTTCGGTAACTCCGGATACGGCGTTGCGGCTTGCCCGTGTTTTGGGTATGTCCCCTGATTTCTGGTTGGGCTTGCAACAGGATTGGGATCTTTGGCACGCAATGAACAGTCCTGAGGCGAAGCAGGTTAAGCGCCTAAAAGCAATTACCAGAGACCAGAATTCACTTGCATGA
- a CDS encoding HD domain-containing phosphohydrolase, which yields MTQTASPDRIFSYNRAIIALIGVLLISLILINYVVLKQQRQNLMQEVREQAAVELAQAATFMTEPMLRMRLADIEQFIQQWGANNQEIVRFEAITPLGHSLTAFQRPTISEHLFVLEKRVEFADTHLLTLKLEKDYQQTETILVQLRNQLLLASLSVSITLGIILWLLFRFLAIKPLEQEIYRRHRAEEELAEINRSLEERVRKRTREIKELLDLEIYLREIMQTVSDINGLLLTAPNLKTLLTQACDRFIQRKNYKFCWLGLLEQGAIQTVYHASQAPVAPGPGAATPPSAPATGLDTPPYSIDDPRSPFHHHPAARSLRDHQSVIETSELYPHSSPPWHQPSAIDGFQQMITLPLSQPGGTKQPLGVLAVYTWRPEGFEPEEITMLEELAGDLGFAIYSFRHREELNRLNAERTANYEETILTFVNMIEQRDTYTAGHTQRVAEYSLKIGRQMGLPKEEIKRLTKSAILHDIGKIATPDAVLMKPGRFTPLEHDLIRLHTVAGHEMLAGIDMYANLAEIVLYHHERHDGSGYPDRLAGDDIPLLARILAVADAFDAITTNRVYQSKSDVPTALKKLQAMSGKQFHPEVVEAAVKALAGATPPDRAAREIGEERFCTDHRALCRFSQTPLSDLERERFAYFFNDQLTGLHNENFLKSALQSNQYQSLYLCHLQGLARLNKQQGWEKGNSILRLFATELQTRFPEALLFRVYGNDFAVMNEEYQQISQEEFAAFNSLVDTGISPIVRHVDLTKEQSFTLDKLDQVELSAS from the coding sequence ATGACCCAGACCGCTTCCCCCGACCGCATCTTTTCTTATAACCGGGCGATCATCGCGCTGATCGGCGTGCTGCTGATCAGCCTGATCCTGATCAACTATGTCGTGCTCAAACAGCAGCGGCAAAACCTGATGCAGGAGGTGCGGGAACAGGCCGCCGTGGAGTTGGCCCAAGCCGCGACCTTCATGACCGAACCCATGCTCCGCATGCGCTTGGCCGATATCGAGCAATTTATTCAGCAATGGGGCGCCAACAACCAGGAGATCGTGCGTTTCGAGGCGATTACCCCCCTGGGCCACTCGCTTACCGCCTTCCAGCGCCCGACCATCTCGGAGCACCTTTTTGTCCTGGAAAAAAGGGTCGAATTTGCCGACACCCACCTTCTCACCCTGAAGCTGGAAAAGGACTACCAGCAGACGGAAACCATCCTGGTTCAACTCCGCAACCAACTGCTGCTCGCCTCCCTGTCGGTCTCCATCACCCTCGGCATCATCCTGTGGTTGCTGTTCCGTTTTTTGGCCATCAAGCCGCTGGAACAGGAAATTTACCGGCGACACCGGGCGGAAGAAGAACTGGCCGAGATCAACCGATCGCTGGAAGAACGGGTCCGGAAAAGAACCAGGGAGATCAAAGAACTGCTCGATCTGGAGATCTATCTGCGCGAGATCATGCAGACCGTTTCCGACATCAACGGGCTGCTGCTGACCGCACCGAACCTGAAAACCCTGCTGACCCAGGCCTGCGACCGGTTTATCCAGCGCAAAAATTATAAGTTCTGCTGGCTCGGGTTGCTGGAACAGGGGGCCATCCAAACCGTTTACCATGCCTCCCAGGCACCGGTCGCCCCCGGGCCCGGGGCGGCAACGCCCCCCTCCGCGCCGGCGACGGGCCTTGACACCCCGCCCTATTCTATTGATGATCCCCGCTCTCCCTTCCACCATCACCCTGCGGCCCGCTCGCTGCGGGACCACCAAAGCGTGATCGAGACCTCAGAGCTTTATCCCCACTCCTCCCCTCCCTGGCACCAGCCAAGCGCCATCGACGGCTTCCAGCAGATGATTACCCTGCCGCTGTCGCAACCCGGCGGCACCAAACAGCCGTTGGGGGTGCTCGCGGTATACACCTGGCGCCCGGAGGGATTCGAGCCGGAAGAGATCACCATGCTGGAAGAACTGGCCGGTGATCTGGGGTTTGCCATTTACTCCTTTCGGCACCGGGAGGAGTTGAACCGCCTCAACGCCGAACGAACCGCCAATTACGAAGAGACCATCCTGACCTTTGTCAACATGATCGAGCAGCGAGACACCTACACCGCCGGTCATACCCAGCGGGTGGCCGAATACAGCCTGAAGATCGGCCGCCAGATGGGGCTGCCCAAGGAGGAAATCAAGCGCCTGACCAAGTCGGCGATCCTGCACGACATCGGCAAAATCGCCACCCCGGACGCAGTGCTCATGAAGCCGGGCCGATTCACCCCGCTGGAACACGACCTGATCAGGCTGCACACCGTTGCCGGCCACGAGATGCTCGCCGGCATCGATATGTATGCCAACCTGGCCGAGATCGTGCTGTATCACCATGAACGGCATGACGGCAGCGGCTACCCCGACCGCCTGGCGGGCGATGACATTCCTTTGCTGGCCAGAATTCTGGCCGTGGCCGACGCCTTCGACGCGATCACCACCAACCGCGTCTACCAGAGCAAAAGCGATGTTCCCACCGCTCTGAAGAAGCTCCAGGCCATGAGCGGCAAGCAGTTCCACCCGGAGGTGGTGGAAGCGGCAGTCAAGGCCCTGGCCGGGGCCACCCCCCCGGACCGAGCGGCCCGCGAGATCGGCGAAGAACGTTTCTGCACCGACCACCGGGCCTTGTGCCGCTTCAGCCAAACCCCGTTATCCGACCTGGAAAGGGAGCGCTTCGCTTACTTTTTCAACGATCAGTTGACCGGGCTGCATAATGAAAATTTTCTTAAAAGCGCCCTGCAGAGCAACCAGTACCAAAGCCTCTACCTTTGCCATTTGCAGGGGCTGGCGCGGCTTAACAAACAGCAGGGCTGGGAAAAGGGCAACAGCATCCTGCGGCTTTTCGCCACAGAATTGCAGACCCGTTTCCCAGAGGCCTTGCTCTTCCGGGTTTACGGCAACGATTTTGCGGTAATGAACGAAGAGTACCAGCAGATAAGCCAGGAAGAGTTCGCCGCCTTCAACAGCCTGGTCGACACCGGGATCTCCCCCATCGTGCGCCATGTTGACCTGACCAAGGAGCAGAGCTTTACCCTCGACAAGCTGGATCAGGTGGAATTGTCTGCCTCATGA